The Leucobacter sp. UCMA 4100 genome window below encodes:
- a CDS encoding RNA polymerase-binding protein RbpA: protein MAIGNNAIRGARVGSGPMGEKDYGIRAERTAISYWDAMGNETIRYFASDVSEDDIPEQIDSPQSGLPAGRDKNNPPVLEKPEPYKTHLAYVKERRTPEEAEELLEQALQKLRKRRGTA from the coding sequence ATGGCAATTGGAAACAACGCCATTCGCGGGGCTCGAGTAGGCTCGGGCCCGATGGGCGAAAAAGACTACGGTATTCGTGCAGAGCGCACGGCAATCTCGTACTGGGACGCGATGGGCAACGAAACGATTCGTTACTTTGCCTCTGACGTTTCAGAAGACGATATTCCCGAGCAGATCGACTCGCCTCAGTCGGGTCTTCCTGCCGGCCGCGACAAGAACAACCCACCGGTTCTCGAAAAGCCTGAACCGTACAAGACGCACCTCGCGTACGTCAAAGAGCGTCGCACGCCCGAAGAAGCAGAAGAGCTTCTGGAGCAGGCGCTCCAGAAGCTCCGCAAGCGTCGTGGTACCGCATAG
- the tal gene encoding transaldolase — protein MTRATEALRDAGVSIWLDDLSRERLNSGNLASLIESHSVVGVTTNPAIFSAAIRNDQSYAEALAACASEGLSPADTLTRLTTDDVRQACDLFAPVYERSGGVDGRVSIEVEPELAHDAERTVERAEQLWAIVDRPNAMIKIPATAEGLPAITATLAKGISVNVTLIFSLSRYREVLNAYFTGIEQARANGHDITRIQSVASFFISRFDTAVDPALDASDDASLQALSGSLAIANASVAYEIFEEQSSTERAAFLTSVGMQPQRLLWASTGVKDPRLAATHYVTELVAANTVNTMPEATLQAASELDEVAPDRLATYLREAAINIAKLPAVGLDYREVSETLEREGLEKFDDAWNELVANVTEQLGAAR, from the coding sequence ATGACTCGCGCAACCGAGGCCCTCCGCGACGCCGGTGTGAGCATCTGGCTCGATGACCTCTCACGAGAGCGTCTCAACTCGGGCAACCTCGCCTCGCTCATCGAGAGCCACAGCGTCGTTGGCGTGACAACGAACCCCGCGATTTTCTCGGCCGCGATCCGCAATGATCAAAGCTACGCAGAGGCCCTCGCGGCCTGCGCGAGCGAGGGCCTCTCACCAGCCGACACGCTCACGCGACTCACCACAGACGACGTGCGCCAGGCGTGCGACCTCTTTGCGCCGGTGTACGAGCGCAGCGGTGGAGTCGACGGCCGGGTCTCGATCGAGGTCGAACCAGAGCTCGCACACGATGCAGAGCGCACCGTCGAACGGGCAGAACAGCTCTGGGCAATTGTCGATCGGCCGAACGCGATGATCAAGATTCCGGCAACGGCCGAGGGGCTGCCCGCGATCACCGCGACGCTCGCCAAGGGCATCAGCGTGAACGTGACGCTCATCTTCAGCCTCAGTCGGTACCGTGAAGTGCTCAACGCCTACTTCACCGGCATCGAACAGGCGCGAGCAAACGGGCATGACATCACCCGCATTCAGTCGGTTGCTTCGTTCTTTATTTCACGCTTTGATACGGCCGTTGACCCCGCGCTCGACGCGAGCGACGATGCCTCGCTGCAGGCGCTCAGCGGTTCGCTCGCGATCGCCAACGCGAGCGTCGCCTACGAAATTTTCGAAGAGCAGTCGAGCACCGAGCGTGCAGCGTTCCTCACCTCGGTCGGCATGCAGCCGCAGCGCCTGCTCTGGGCATCGACGGGGGTCAAAGATCCACGGCTCGCAGCAACGCACTACGTTACCGAGCTCGTCGCGGCAAACACCGTGAACACGATGCCCGAGGCGACACTGCAGGCTGCGAGCGAGCTCGACGAGGTCGCACCAGATCGTCTCGCAACGTACCTCCGTGAAGCAGCGATCAACATCGCGAAGCTCCCTGCCGTTGGCCTCGACTACCGCGAGGTGAGCGAGACGCTCGAGCGTGAGGGGCTCGAAAAGTTTGACGACGCTTGGAACGAGCTCGTCGCAAACGTCACCGAGCAGTTGGGGGCCGCACGATGA
- the secG gene encoding preprotein translocase subunit SecG produces MIVVQVILLVILVITSLLLTLFILLHKGRGGGLSDMFGGGVTSSLGSSGVAERNLNRITVVVSIVWFLSIIALGLLTRFALI; encoded by the coding sequence GTGATTGTTGTCCAGGTGATTTTGCTCGTAATCCTCGTGATCACGAGTCTGCTCCTGACGCTCTTTATCCTCCTGCATAAGGGCCGCGGTGGCGGTCTCTCAGATATGTTTGGTGGTGGGGTGACGTCAAGCCTCGGTTCTTCTGGGGTTGCAGAACGAAACCTCAACAGGATCACGGTCGTCGTTTCGATCGTTTGGTTCTTGAGCATTATTGCATTGGGTCTCTTGACCCGATTCGCGCTCATTTAA
- a CDS encoding glucose-6-phosphate isomerase: MSSFIKADIDDAALSEASIDYLVASKAASRLREGDASLWGKAAAAEASERLGWVSAASDIVDVIAQGEELCAKLSTIDYSRVLLCGMGGSSLAPQVMTNDSPIPLIAIDSIHPDFIAATMSAESLAESVVIVSSKSGGTSETRTQLAICEDRMSKAGINAAERIIVITDPDSELEEHARLRGYKTVLGHPHVGGRYSALTVFGMIPAMVAGAKLDEMAPSVFQTVRALSRDSADNPAIRVASALKIAVERSGTAQFFSPELPGLPAWIEQLVAESTGKDGRGLLPIARTSETVTPTGGMVVHLREHETAVTSLAAEPEMVITGPLGVHFYFWEVVTSLLCVLLEVNPFDQHDVERTKRAARGMKPGDLLSANVTEPCEGLEVTVGLSKTKPETLDALLTEFIGAAEGAAYVVIQAFLPERSEALEALAKAVEDRSGTPATVSYGPSYLHSTGQLHKGGQPGGLFLSVYEKAEHDIQVPGTITSLGWLCETAAMADQKVLRGLDRRLMALRVANTKVLSLLAQHL, encoded by the coding sequence ATGAGCTCATTCATCAAGGCCGACATCGACGACGCCGCACTCTCTGAGGCCTCGATCGACTACCTCGTCGCTTCAAAAGCCGCATCTCGCCTTCGCGAAGGCGACGCGAGCCTGTGGGGTAAAGCCGCGGCAGCCGAAGCAAGCGAGCGACTCGGGTGGGTTTCGGCCGCGAGCGACATCGTTGACGTCATCGCGCAGGGCGAAGAACTGTGCGCAAAGCTCAGCACCATCGACTACTCACGGGTGCTGCTCTGCGGAATGGGCGGCTCAAGTCTCGCCCCGCAGGTTATGACGAACGACTCCCCCATTCCCCTCATCGCGATTGATTCGATTCACCCCGACTTCATCGCTGCCACGATGAGCGCCGAGTCACTCGCAGAGTCCGTCGTCATCGTGAGCTCTAAGTCGGGTGGCACAAGCGAAACGAGAACGCAGCTCGCGATTTGCGAAGACCGAATGAGCAAGGCCGGCATCAATGCCGCAGAGCGCATCATCGTTATTACCGACCCCGACTCTGAGCTCGAAGAGCACGCGCGGTTGCGCGGGTACAAGACCGTTCTCGGGCACCCGCACGTGGGCGGTCGTTACTCAGCGCTCACGGTGTTCGGTATGATTCCGGCCATGGTTGCCGGCGCAAAGCTTGACGAGATGGCCCCGAGCGTCTTCCAAACGGTTCGCGCCCTCTCACGTGACAGCGCTGACAACCCCGCGATCCGCGTCGCAAGCGCACTGAAGATCGCTGTCGAGCGCTCTGGCACCGCCCAGTTCTTTTCACCAGAACTCCCGGGTCTTCCCGCGTGGATCGAGCAGCTCGTCGCCGAATCAACCGGCAAAGACGGGCGCGGCCTTCTGCCAATCGCCCGCACGAGCGAAACGGTCACCCCCACGGGCGGCATGGTCGTGCACCTGCGCGAACACGAGACCGCGGTCACTTCGCTCGCTGCCGAACCAGAGATGGTCATCACCGGCCCCCTCGGCGTGCACTTCTACTTTTGGGAGGTCGTGACCTCACTCCTGTGTGTACTGCTCGAAGTGAATCCCTTCGACCAGCATGATGTTGAGCGCACGAAGCGAGCAGCACGGGGTATGAAGCCCGGGGACCTGCTCTCAGCAAATGTCACTGAGCCATGCGAGGGGCTCGAGGTGACGGTCGGGCTGAGCAAGACAAAGCCCGAAACGCTTGATGCCTTACTCACCGAATTTATCGGCGCCGCCGAGGGTGCGGCCTACGTCGTGATTCAGGCATTCTTGCCCGAACGAAGCGAAGCGCTCGAAGCACTCGCGAAAGCCGTTGAAGATCGAAGCGGCACCCCCGCGACCGTAAGCTACGGACCGAGTTACCTTCACTCGACCGGCCAGCTGCACAAGGGCGGCCAGCCCGGCGGGCTCTTCTTGAGCGTGTACGAGAAGGCCGAGCACGACATTCAGGTACCAGGCACCATCACAAGCCTCGGCTGGCTCTGCGAAACCGCGGCCATGGCTGATCAAAAGGTGTTGCGAGGGCTTGACCGCAGGCTCATGGCACTGCGGGTAGCAAACACAAAGGTGCTGAGCCTTTTGGCCCAGCACCTGTAA